One window of the Herbiconiux sp. L3-i23 genome contains the following:
- a CDS encoding endonuclease domain-containing protein produces the protein MTRRKPLPEELGLAAFTVAEGRTAGAAKNRLQRQDVDASVWGVRTASVVDDHIGRSALFLARLPGAIASHVTAAHILGLPLPPALATSPTVHLAVSYPERAPHARGLRGHSLLLGSDEIVWVDDLPTTAPLRTFFDLAAILPLPDLIAIGDHLYREGLTDRAAITARIQSNPGIRGLTKLRTASMLLTGRAESPQESRLRTVLMMAGLPEPTPNHEVIEAGAVVARVDLAYVRQRIAIEYQGDYHRERRQWKADQSRRLILERFGWTVVETTIDDITNPETVVRRLKDLLAGA, from the coding sequence ATGACTCGACGCAAGCCGCTCCCCGAAGAGCTCGGTCTCGCTGCTTTCACCGTCGCCGAGGGCCGCACCGCCGGCGCCGCGAAGAACCGGCTGCAGAGGCAGGACGTCGACGCCTCGGTGTGGGGTGTCAGGACCGCCTCCGTGGTCGACGACCACATCGGCCGAAGTGCCCTGTTCCTCGCTCGTCTGCCCGGCGCGATCGCTTCGCACGTCACCGCCGCCCACATCCTCGGGCTTCCGTTGCCGCCTGCTCTGGCGACGTCACCCACCGTGCATCTGGCGGTGAGCTACCCGGAGCGGGCACCGCACGCGCGCGGACTGCGCGGGCATTCGCTGCTGCTCGGGAGCGACGAGATCGTCTGGGTCGACGACCTTCCCACGACTGCGCCCTTGCGCACCTTCTTCGACCTCGCGGCCATCCTCCCCCTGCCCGACCTCATCGCGATCGGAGATCACCTCTATCGCGAAGGCCTGACGGACCGTGCAGCCATCACCGCCCGCATCCAATCGAACCCCGGGATCCGCGGCCTCACCAAGCTGCGCACGGCGAGCATGCTGCTGACCGGCCGGGCCGAGTCACCGCAGGAGTCGCGTCTGCGCACCGTCCTGATGATGGCGGGACTGCCGGAGCCGACGCCCAATCACGAGGTGATCGAAGCCGGGGCGGTGGTCGCCAGGGTCGACCTGGCATACGTGCGGCAGCGGATCGCCATCGAGTACCAGGGCGACTACCACAGGGAGCGACGTCAATGGAAGGCGGACCAATCCCGCCGACTGATCCTCGAGCGCTTCGGCTGGACGGTGGTGGAGACGACCATCGACGACATCACGAACCCGGAGACCGTGGTCAGACGCCTGAAAGACCTCCTCGCAGGCGCCTGA
- a CDS encoding APC family permease, whose amino-acid sequence MSKHSETGSAPVEVVGDGTKGLAAGSLGLVGSTVIGLASTAPVYSLAATLGFIVIAVGAQAPIAILLAFIPMFFVAFAYRELNRAVPDCGTTFTWATKAFGPWVGWLGGWGVAVAGTIVLANLAQIGGYYFWLLVSPELAENTVVVTATGVLFIAIMVYVSYRGLQIGERIQNVLIAVQYLALALFVIFAFVSVANGTAPEGATAPQLSWFDPFAFTDLSGFTEATLLALFIYWGWDTCLALNEETKDPERIPGRAALLSTLILVVTYVLVAVAAMAYAGLGETGLGLGNEGNADDVFFALKDALFGPWAWLLVVAVMVSAISSTQTTILPTARGTLAMAVYKALPRRFGTVHPKFKTPAYSTIVMGVVAIVFYVGMTLVSENILEDTIASLGLAIAFYYGITGFACVWFFRRTAFTSARNFVFQFLFPLLGGILLATAFLKSAYDMLDPEYGSTTLLGVGSVFVVGVGSLLVGAVLMVVWSFFPESKPFFRGEALNEQTEILVPEAEHPKGRSVDGGLI is encoded by the coding sequence ATGTCGAAGCATTCCGAAACCGGATCCGCCCCCGTCGAGGTCGTCGGTGACGGCACGAAGGGTCTCGCCGCAGGCTCGCTCGGGCTCGTCGGATCCACCGTCATCGGGCTCGCGTCCACCGCCCCCGTCTACTCGCTCGCGGCGACCCTCGGTTTCATCGTCATCGCCGTCGGCGCGCAGGCTCCGATCGCGATCCTGCTCGCCTTCATCCCGATGTTCTTCGTCGCGTTCGCGTACCGCGAGCTGAACCGGGCGGTGCCCGACTGCGGCACCACCTTCACGTGGGCGACGAAGGCGTTCGGGCCGTGGGTCGGGTGGCTCGGAGGCTGGGGGGTCGCGGTCGCCGGCACCATCGTGCTCGCCAACCTCGCGCAGATCGGCGGCTACTACTTCTGGCTGCTCGTCTCGCCGGAGCTGGCCGAGAACACCGTCGTCGTCACCGCGACCGGCGTGCTGTTCATCGCGATCATGGTCTACGTCAGCTACCGCGGGCTGCAGATCGGCGAACGCATCCAGAACGTCCTCATCGCGGTGCAGTACCTGGCGCTCGCCCTGTTCGTCATCTTCGCCTTCGTGAGCGTCGCGAACGGCACAGCACCCGAGGGTGCGACCGCGCCTCAGCTGTCGTGGTTCGACCCGTTCGCCTTCACCGACCTGTCGGGCTTCACCGAGGCGACCCTGCTCGCCCTGTTCATCTACTGGGGCTGGGACACCTGCCTGGCGCTCAACGAGGAGACGAAGGATCCCGAGCGCATCCCCGGGCGGGCGGCGCTGCTGTCCACCCTCATCCTCGTCGTCACCTACGTGCTCGTCGCCGTCGCCGCGATGGCGTACGCGGGCCTCGGCGAGACCGGGCTGGGGCTCGGCAACGAGGGCAACGCCGACGACGTGTTCTTCGCCCTGAAGGACGCCCTGTTCGGGCCGTGGGCGTGGCTGCTCGTCGTCGCGGTGATGGTGTCGGCGATCTCGTCGACGCAGACGACCATCCTGCCGACCGCTCGCGGAACCCTCGCGATGGCGGTGTACAAGGCGCTGCCGCGCCGCTTCGGCACCGTGCACCCGAAGTTCAAGACGCCCGCCTACTCGACGATCGTGATGGGCGTCGTCGCGATCGTGTTCTACGTCGGCATGACGCTGGTGTCCGAGAACATCCTCGAGGACACGATCGCCTCCCTCGGCCTGGCGATCGCGTTCTACTACGGCATCACCGGATTCGCGTGCGTCTGGTTCTTCCGGAGGACCGCGTTCACGAGCGCCCGCAACTTCGTCTTCCAGTTCCTGTTCCCGCTGCTCGGCGGGATCCTGCTCGCGACCGCGTTCCTCAAGTCGGCATACGACATGCTCGACCCGGAGTACGGCTCGACGACCCTGCTCGGAGTCGGCAGCGTCTTCGTCGTCGGTGTCGGGTCGCTGCTCGTCGGCGCAGTGCTCATGGTCGTGTGGTCGTTCTTCCCCGAGTCGAAGCCGTTCTTCCGCGGCGAGGCCCTCAACGAGCAGACCGAGATCCTCGTCCCCGAGGCCGAACACCCGAAGGGCCGCAGCGTCGACGGCGGCCTCATCTGA
- a CDS encoding RNA methyltransferase: protein MRLVALDSLDAPELDDFSRLTDVALRRRLEPAGGLYLAESTKVIGRAIAAGHVPRSVLTRRSWLPDLDEMLAPFPDVPVFVGDDEVLEQLTGYHLHRGALASMHRPPLADPADVLRDARRVVILDGLADHTNVGAIFRSVAGLGADAVLVTSTCADPLYRRSVRVSMGTVLQVPWTRLPDWREAGPLLHGLGFEIAALALSDDAVPLDRYAVPDRVALVLGSEGDGLGRRAIAAADTVVTIPMLHGVDSLNVAAAAAVALWAITR, encoded by the coding sequence ATGCGTCTCGTCGCCCTCGATTCGCTCGACGCTCCCGAGCTCGACGACTTCTCGCGGTTGACCGATGTCGCCCTGCGGCGCCGCCTCGAGCCGGCCGGTGGGCTCTACCTCGCCGAGTCGACCAAGGTGATCGGCCGCGCGATCGCCGCCGGCCACGTTCCGCGTTCGGTGCTGACCCGGCGTTCGTGGCTTCCCGACCTCGACGAGATGCTCGCTCCGTTCCCCGACGTGCCGGTGTTCGTCGGCGACGACGAGGTGCTCGAACAGTTGACCGGATACCACCTGCACCGCGGCGCCCTCGCCTCGATGCACCGGCCTCCGCTCGCCGATCCCGCTGACGTGCTGCGCGACGCACGGCGGGTGGTGATCCTCGACGGGCTCGCCGACCACACCAACGTCGGCGCCATCTTCCGATCGGTGGCAGGCCTCGGCGCGGACGCCGTCCTTGTCACCTCGACCTGCGCCGATCCGCTCTACCGGCGCAGTGTCCGCGTGAGCATGGGCACCGTCCTGCAGGTTCCGTGGACCCGCCTTCCCGACTGGCGTGAGGCCGGTCCGCTGCTGCACGGCCTAGGGTTCGAGATCGCCGCGTTGGCGCTCAGCGACGATGCCGTGCCCCTCGATCGTTACGCCGTGCCCGATCGGGTCGCCCTCGTGCTCGGCTCCGAGGGCGACGGGCTCGGCCGCAGGGCGATCGCCGCCGCGGACACCGTGGTCACCATCCCGATGTTGCACGGCGTCGATTCGCTGAACGTCGCCGCCGCTGCGGCTGTCGCTCTCTGGGCGATCACGCGCTGA
- a CDS encoding NAD-dependent protein deacetylase, with protein MSTVAGSGGAADQADQVAPTEAVAPPRAAAADADLDRVADLLRGREVAVLTGAGVSTDSGIPDYRGQGAPKRSPMSFQQFLAGESYRQRYWAGSHLGWRRFDAARPNDGHRALAALEEAGVVNGVVTQNVDGLHLRAGSRHVVDLHGTVDRVRCLQCGQIFARASISERIDAANPWLEQPDQVVINPDGDAEVVNSDDFVVPDCTVCGGILKPEVVFFGEFVPSEKFSEASALVRRADALMIVGSSLAVNSGIRLLEVARRRKVPIVIVNRGETKGDTKATVKLDAGTTETLTGLAARLVP; from the coding sequence ATGTCCACGGTAGCGGGCTCGGGCGGCGCAGCCGACCAGGCCGACCAGGTCGCCCCGACCGAAGCGGTCGCTCCGCCTCGGGCGGCAGCAGCCGACGCCGACCTGGATCGGGTCGCGGACCTGCTTCGCGGCCGCGAGGTGGCGGTGCTCACCGGCGCGGGCGTCAGCACCGACTCGGGCATCCCCGACTATCGCGGCCAGGGCGCGCCGAAGCGGTCGCCGATGTCGTTCCAGCAGTTCCTCGCCGGCGAGTCCTACCGGCAGCGCTACTGGGCCGGTTCGCACCTCGGTTGGCGCCGGTTCGACGCGGCGCGGCCGAACGACGGTCATCGGGCGCTCGCCGCGCTCGAGGAGGCCGGGGTCGTCAACGGCGTGGTGACGCAGAACGTCGACGGGCTGCACCTGCGAGCGGGATCCCGGCACGTCGTCGACCTGCACGGCACCGTCGACCGAGTGCGGTGCCTGCAGTGCGGGCAGATCTTCGCCCGCGCGAGCATCTCCGAGCGCATCGATGCGGCTAATCCGTGGCTCGAGCAGCCCGATCAGGTGGTCATCAATCCCGACGGCGACGCCGAGGTCGTCAACTCCGACGACTTCGTCGTGCCCGACTGCACCGTGTGCGGCGGAATACTGAAGCCCGAGGTCGTGTTCTTCGGCGAGTTCGTGCCGTCCGAGAAGTTCTCCGAGGCCAGCGCGCTGGTACGTCGCGCGGACGCGCTGATGATCGTCGGATCCTCGCTCGCCGTGAATTCCGGCATCCGCCTGCTCGAGGTCGCCCGCCGCCGGAAGGTGCCGATCGTCATCGTCAATCGCGGCGAGACCAAGGGCGACACGAAGGCGACCGTTAAGCTCGACGCGGGCACGACCGAGACCCTCACCGGGCTCGCCGCCCGCCTCGTGCCCTGA
- a CDS encoding histidine phosphatase family protein encodes MTRLELVRHGQTDWNLQGRIQGSSDIPLNNVGRRQAVEAGRRLAKQRWDAIVTSPLSRAAETAEIIGREIGVADIEIIDALRERGYGDAEGLTGAELDAMRERGDFVRGREKRSHVVERVRPALIEVARRRPDQSLLVVTHGGVIGSLVRAATGYAWPEPGQMIANASSHHFAYRDGEIGLVEFNGMPWRPGEVETNPLDEADAAAC; translated from the coding sequence ATGACCCGACTCGAACTCGTGCGCCACGGGCAGACCGACTGGAACCTGCAGGGACGCATCCAGGGTTCGAGCGACATCCCCCTCAACAACGTTGGGCGCCGCCAGGCGGTCGAGGCCGGCCGTCGTCTCGCGAAGCAGCGCTGGGACGCGATCGTCACGAGCCCCCTCTCCCGCGCGGCGGAGACGGCGGAGATCATCGGCCGCGAGATCGGGGTAGCCGACATCGAGATCATCGACGCTCTGCGCGAGCGCGGCTACGGAGACGCCGAAGGACTGACCGGGGCGGAACTCGACGCGATGCGCGAACGCGGTGACTTCGTGCGCGGCCGGGAGAAGCGGTCGCACGTCGTCGAACGGGTGCGTCCCGCCCTCATCGAGGTGGCTCGCCGCCGACCGGACCAGTCGCTGCTCGTCGTCACCCACGGCGGCGTCATCGGCTCGCTGGTGCGTGCGGCGACGGGATACGCGTGGCCCGAGCCCGGCCAGATGATCGCGAACGCGAGCTCGCATCACTTCGCCTACCGCGACGGCGAGATCGGCCTCGTCGAGTTCAACGGGATGCCGTGGCGTCCCGGCGAGGTCGAGACGAACCCGCTCGACGAGGCTGACGCCGCCGCCTGCTAG
- a CDS encoding glycosyltransferase family 1 protein gives MKIVFDCRYVRADGRHDGISRYSAGIVAALGRLHEVTMLVSDERQLALLPDLPWVRTSAPTSPLEPLVALRVNRLGPDIVFSPMQTMGSFGRRYRLVLTLHDLIYYRHRTPPAQFAWWLRLLWRVYHLAWWPQRVLLDRADAVVTVSETTKSLMTEHRLTRRPVTVVYNAADATGTVSTAPRPRPEQGVLVYMGAFIAYKNVEALVRAAARLPGYELHLMSRIAPADRRRLEALAPDARLVFHDGVSDEEYDAVLRRATAIVTASLDEGFGIPVIEGMRVGTPAVISDIPIFREIGGEAAVYFDPTDDASIVDAVRSLETPGEWERRSALSLEQADRFSWDRSAEVLLELLRDVHNSGQRAGA, from the coding sequence GTGAAGATCGTCTTCGACTGCCGGTACGTGCGGGCCGATGGACGGCACGACGGCATCTCCCGCTACTCCGCCGGTATCGTGGCCGCCCTCGGGCGCCTGCACGAGGTGACCATGCTGGTCAGCGACGAGCGTCAGCTCGCGCTGCTTCCCGACCTGCCGTGGGTGCGCACGTCGGCACCGACCTCGCCGCTCGAGCCGCTCGTCGCACTCAGGGTGAACCGGCTCGGACCCGACATCGTGTTCAGCCCCATGCAGACCATGGGCTCGTTCGGTCGGCGCTACCGGCTCGTACTCACACTGCACGACCTCATCTACTACCGGCACCGCACGCCGCCCGCGCAGTTCGCGTGGTGGTTGCGGCTGTTGTGGCGGGTCTACCACCTGGCGTGGTGGCCGCAGCGGGTGCTGCTCGACCGGGCCGACGCCGTGGTCACGGTGTCCGAGACCACGAAGTCGTTGATGACGGAGCACCGCCTGACCCGCCGTCCGGTGACGGTCGTCTACAACGCGGCCGACGCCACCGGAACCGTCTCGACGGCGCCGCGCCCGCGTCCGGAACAGGGCGTGCTCGTCTACATGGGCGCGTTCATCGCCTACAAGAACGTCGAGGCGCTGGTGCGCGCGGCGGCGCGGCTCCCCGGGTACGAGCTGCACCTGATGAGCAGGATCGCCCCCGCCGATCGGCGCCGACTCGAGGCGCTCGCGCCCGACGCCCGACTCGTCTTCCACGACGGGGTCAGCGACGAGGAGTACGACGCCGTGCTGCGCCGGGCGACCGCGATCGTGACCGCGTCGCTCGACGAGGGATTCGGCATCCCGGTCATCGAGGGGATGCGGGTGGGCACGCCGGCGGTGATCAGCGACATCCCGATCTTCCGCGAGATCGGCGGCGAGGCCGCCGTCTACTTCGATCCCACCGACGACGCGTCGATCGTCGACGCGGTCCGGTCGCTCGAGACGCCGGGGGAGTGGGAGCGCCGCTCGGCCCTGAGCCTCGAGCAGGCCGATCGCTTCTCGTGGGACCGTTCCGCCGAGGTCCTCCTCGAACTCCTCCGCGACGTCCACAACAGCGGGCAGCGCGCGGGCGCCTGA
- a CDS encoding alpha/beta fold hydrolase, whose protein sequence is MKQVVSPYAAVMSREPGRRSDVDLLGGTTAYWEYGAVDAVRTLVLVHGFRGDHHGLEAVAAHLCAIDPGLRVIAPDLPGFGVSTPLGEVRHDIDGYSTWLTEFRRHLAVSDTPVLGHSFGSIVVSAALASGMTAERAILVNPIAAPALSGPNGVGTRLAVFYYWLGARLPEQVGFAVLRWGAVTRGMSVTMAKSRDRALRRWIHDQHDRYFGAFANRDVVLDAFRASVSNDVSEYAAKIGIPVLLIGADRDDITPVADVEKLATLFPDARLEMLSDVGHLVHYERPRESAESIDAFLRAAEPAS, encoded by the coding sequence ATGAAGCAGGTCGTCTCGCCCTACGCCGCCGTGATGTCGCGCGAACCGGGGCGACGCTCCGACGTCGATCTGCTGGGCGGCACGACCGCCTACTGGGAGTACGGCGCCGTCGACGCGGTGCGGACCCTCGTGCTGGTGCACGGCTTCCGCGGCGACCACCACGGACTCGAGGCGGTCGCCGCGCACCTCTGCGCGATCGACCCGGGCCTGCGCGTCATCGCGCCGGACCTCCCGGGGTTCGGTGTCTCGACCCCGCTCGGCGAGGTCCGCCACGACATCGACGGCTATTCGACGTGGCTCACGGAGTTCCGTCGACACCTCGCCGTCTCGGACACTCCGGTGCTCGGCCACTCGTTCGGTTCGATCGTGGTGTCCGCGGCGCTCGCGTCGGGGATGACCGCCGAGCGCGCAATCCTGGTCAACCCGATCGCCGCGCCCGCCCTCTCGGGACCTAACGGCGTCGGCACCCGGCTCGCCGTCTTCTACTACTGGCTGGGCGCTCGACTGCCCGAGCAGGTCGGCTTCGCCGTGCTGCGGTGGGGTGCGGTGACGAGGGGCATGAGCGTCACCATGGCGAAGTCCCGCGACCGCGCCCTCCGACGGTGGATCCACGATCAGCACGACCGCTACTTCGGCGCCTTCGCGAACCGCGACGTGGTGCTCGACGCGTTCCGGGCGTCCGTGAGCAACGACGTCAGCGAATACGCGGCGAAGATCGGCATCCCCGTCCTCCTGATCGGCGCCGACCGCGATGACATCACCCCGGTCGCCGATGTGGAGAAGCTCGCGACGCTGTTCCCCGACGCGAGGCTCGAGATGCTGTCTGATGTCGGACACCTCGTGCACTACGAGCGCCCGCGGGAGAGCGCCGAGTCGATCGACGCGTTCCTCCGTGCCGCGGAGCCCGCGTCGTGA
- the treS gene encoding maltose alpha-D-glucosyltransferase, which yields MSFTAPITLPGLTLDPQWYRRAVFYEVMVRSFADSNGDGTGDLGGLTARLDYLQWLGVDALWLPPFYRSPLRDGGYDVSDFKAVLPEFGTIDEFRELVTKAHERNMRIVMDFPLNHTSDAHEWFQQSREDPDGPFGDFYVWSDTDEKYENIRIIFVDTEESNWTFDSVRRQFFFHRFFSHQPDLNFENPAVHDAIFDIVRFWLDLGVDGLRLDAIPYLYESEDGNGEGEPPTHDFIKKLRAMVDRDYPGRILIAEANQWPREVAAFFGTEEEPECHMAFDFPTMPRIFYSLRAQTSGELIRILKETTDVPEGAAWGVFLRNHDELTLEMVSEEYRQAMYGWYAYDPRMRSNIGIRRRLASLLDNSRAEMELAHALLFSLPGSPFLYYGDEIGMGDNIWLPDRDASRTPMQWTPDRNAGFSSADPGKLFLPVVQSLVYNYTLVNVEAQLAQSRSLLHWVRNVIHTRKAHPTFGLGSLHVQDTDHESALAFVRSYAGSPGAGVGQHVGDAAEDILCVFNFSHNPISVRITAPEHAGARLVDLFGGGEFPSIDAEGGVALTLGSQSFYWLKIVDAQPAV from the coding sequence GTGAGCTTCACCGCACCGATCACACTGCCAGGCCTCACCCTCGATCCTCAGTGGTACCGCCGCGCGGTGTTCTACGAGGTCATGGTGCGCTCGTTCGCCGACAGCAACGGAGACGGGACCGGCGATCTCGGCGGGCTCACCGCCCGCCTCGACTACCTGCAGTGGCTCGGTGTCGATGCGCTCTGGCTGCCGCCGTTCTACCGTTCGCCCCTGCGTGACGGCGGGTACGACGTCTCCGACTTCAAGGCAGTGCTGCCGGAGTTCGGCACGATCGACGAGTTCCGCGAGCTCGTCACCAAGGCGCACGAGCGCAACATGCGCATCGTCATGGACTTCCCGCTGAACCACACCTCCGACGCGCACGAGTGGTTCCAGCAGTCCCGTGAAGACCCCGATGGTCCCTTCGGCGACTTCTACGTGTGGAGCGACACCGACGAGAAGTACGAGAACATCCGCATCATCTTCGTCGACACCGAGGAGTCCAACTGGACCTTCGATTCGGTGCGTCGGCAGTTCTTCTTCCACCGCTTCTTCTCCCACCAGCCCGACCTCAACTTCGAGAACCCGGCCGTGCACGACGCGATCTTCGACATCGTGCGCTTCTGGCTCGACCTCGGCGTCGACGGCCTCCGGCTCGACGCCATCCCGTACCTCTACGAGTCGGAGGACGGCAACGGCGAGGGCGAGCCGCCCACCCACGACTTCATCAAGAAGCTGCGGGCCATGGTCGATCGCGACTACCCGGGCCGCATCCTGATCGCGGAGGCCAACCAGTGGCCGCGCGAGGTCGCCGCGTTCTTCGGCACCGAGGAGGAGCCCGAATGCCACATGGCGTTCGACTTCCCCACGATGCCGCGCATCTTCTACTCGCTCCGGGCGCAGACCTCCGGCGAGCTGATCCGCATCCTGAAGGAGACCACCGACGTCCCCGAGGGCGCCGCGTGGGGCGTGTTCCTGCGCAACCACGACGAGCTGACGCTCGAGATGGTCTCCGAGGAGTACCGGCAGGCGATGTACGGCTGGTACGCGTACGACCCGCGGATGCGTTCGAACATCGGCATCCGTCGGCGCCTCGCGAGCTTGCTCGACAACTCGCGCGCCGAGATGGAGTTGGCGCACGCGCTGCTGTTCTCGCTGCCCGGCAGCCCGTTCCTCTACTACGGCGACGAGATCGGGATGGGCGACAACATCTGGTTGCCCGACCGTGACGCGAGCCGCACGCCGATGCAGTGGACCCCCGACCGCAACGCCGGGTTCTCGTCGGCCGACCCCGGCAAGCTGTTCCTGCCGGTCGTGCAGTCGCTGGTCTACAACTACACGCTCGTCAACGTCGAGGCGCAGCTCGCCCAGTCGCGGTCGCTGCTGCACTGGGTGCGCAACGTGATCCACACCCGCAAGGCGCACCCCACGTTCGGTCTCGGGTCGCTGCACGTGCAGGACACCGACCACGAGTCGGCGCTGGCGTTCGTCCGCTCCTACGCCGGCTCCCCCGGCGCCGGCGTCGGGCAGCACGTCGGCGACGCGGCCGAGGACATCCTCTGCGTGTTCAATTTCTCGCACAACCCGATCAGCGTGCGCATCACCGCGCCCGAGCACGCCGGCGCGAGACTCGTCGATCTGTTCGGCGGCGGCGAGTTCCCGAGCATCGACGCCGAAGGCGGGGTCGCGTTGACGCTCGGCAGCCAGAGCTTCTACTGGCTGAAGATCGTCGACGCGCAGCCCGCGGTCTGA
- a CDS encoding 3'-5' exonuclease, with amino-acid sequence MAADLTLDGLDFDELNGATTQAPGGGVIPRTVFRADPVQELVIEAELEADAPMVFVAPDVPEWASIVGVFDLETTGIDPATARIVSAHIGVLDAAGESIERNDWLADPGIEIPEGASAIHGITTERARAEGRDASTVVAEILDTLRSLAGRGIPVVVYNAPYDLTVLLHEARRHGHDELEDTLHVIDPLVIDKAVDRYRKGKRTLTAASEYYGVALVDAHDASADAIAAGRVAQALARRYSAELRVSAAKLHDLQVGWCREQTESFIEYMRRVKDPDFTCHTGWPLRAELATTTK; translated from the coding sequence GTGGCAGCAGATCTGACCCTCGACGGACTCGACTTCGACGAGCTCAACGGCGCGACGACGCAGGCCCCCGGCGGTGGCGTCATCCCCCGCACCGTGTTCCGGGCCGACCCTGTGCAGGAGCTCGTCATCGAGGCCGAGCTCGAAGCCGACGCCCCGATGGTGTTCGTCGCCCCCGACGTGCCCGAGTGGGCGTCGATCGTCGGTGTCTTCGACCTCGAGACGACCGGCATCGATCCCGCCACCGCGCGCATCGTCAGCGCCCACATCGGCGTCCTTGACGCCGCCGGAGAGTCGATCGAGCGCAATGACTGGCTCGCCGACCCCGGCATCGAGATCCCCGAGGGCGCGTCGGCCATCCACGGCATCACGACGGAGAGGGCCCGTGCGGAGGGCCGCGACGCGTCGACCGTGGTCGCCGAGATCCTCGACACCCTGCGCTCGCTCGCGGGGCGGGGCATTCCGGTCGTCGTCTACAACGCCCCGTACGACCTGACGGTGCTGCTCCACGAGGCGCGGCGCCACGGTCACGACGAGCTCGAGGACACGCTGCACGTCATCGATCCGCTGGTGATCGACAAGGCCGTCGACCGCTACCGCAAGGGCAAGCGCACGCTGACCGCGGCGTCCGAGTACTACGGGGTGGCGCTGGTCGACGCCCACGATGCGAGCGCCGACGCCATCGCCGCGGGTCGCGTTGCGCAGGCGCTCGCACGTCGCTACTCGGCGGAGCTGAGGGTCTCGGCGGCCAAACTGCACGACCTGCAGGTCGGGTGGTGCCGCGAGCAGACCGAGAGCTTCATCGAGTACATGCGCCGCGTGAAGGATCCCGACTTCACCTGCCACACGGGGTGGCCCCTCCGCGCCGAGTTGGCCACCACCACGAAGTAG
- a CDS encoding type B 50S ribosomal protein L31: MKSGAHPEYAPVVFRDLASGETFLTRSTVSSSKTIEWEDGSTYPVIDVEISSASHPFYTGKQRIMDSAGRVEKFNQRFKNFGK, from the coding sequence ATGAAGTCCGGTGCACACCCCGAGTACGCTCCCGTCGTTTTCCGCGACCTGGCCTCGGGTGAGACCTTCCTCACTCGTTCGACCGTTTCGAGCAGCAAGACCATCGAGTGGGAAGACGGCAGCACCTACCCGGTGATCGACGTCGAGATCTCGTCGGCCTCGCACCCCTTCTACACCGGCAAGCAGCGCATCATGGACAGCGCCGGCCGCGTCGAGAAGTTCAACCAGCGCTTCAAGAACTTCGGCAAGTAA
- a CDS encoding ABC transporter ATP-binding protein: protein MSTVLELSDVTVTRSGTTILDQVSWKVDSSERWVILGPNGAGKTTMLQVAAALMHPSLGTADVLGQRIGSVDLFELRPRIGFASTAMARRVPASESVIDVVLTAAYSVTGRWNEQYEELDVRRASRVLAEWKLSHLEQRRFGELSDGEQKRVQIARAVMTDPELLLLDEPAASLDLGAREELLQLLGGYASSPYAPGIIMVTHHVEEIPPGFTHALLLDQGKVAAAGPIGEVITSEVLSGTFGLPLTVDETDGRFTARAADR from the coding sequence ATGAGCACGGTTCTCGAGTTGTCCGACGTCACGGTGACCCGGAGCGGCACCACGATCCTCGACCAGGTGTCGTGGAAGGTCGACAGCTCTGAGCGTTGGGTCATCCTCGGACCGAACGGTGCAGGCAAGACCACGATGCTCCAGGTCGCGGCGGCGCTCATGCACCCGTCCCTCGGCACCGCGGACGTCCTCGGGCAGCGCATCGGCTCCGTCGACCTGTTCGAGCTGCGCCCCCGCATCGGCTTCGCATCCACCGCGATGGCCCGCCGTGTGCCCGCCAGCGAATCCGTCATCGACGTCGTCCTCACCGCCGCGTACTCGGTGACGGGACGCTGGAACGAGCAGTACGAGGAGCTCGACGTGCGTCGCGCCTCCCGCGTGCTCGCCGAATGGAAGCTCTCGCACCTCGAGCAGCGCCGGTTCGGCGAACTCAGCGACGGCGAGCAGAAGCGCGTCCAGATCGCCCGCGCCGTGATGACCGACCCCGAGCTCCTGCTGCTCGACGAGCCGGCCGCGAGCCTCGACCTCGGCGCCCGTGAAGAGCTGCTGCAGCTGCTCGGCGGATACGCGAGCTCACCGTACGCGCCGGGGATCATCATGGTCACCCACCACGTCGAAGAGATCCCGCCGGGCTTCACGCATGCGCTGCTGCTCGATCAGGGCAAGGTCGCCGCAGCCGGCCCCATCGGCGAGGTCATCACGTCGGAGGTGCTGTCGGGGACGTTCGGTCTGCCGCTCACCGTCGATGAGACCGACGGCCGCTTCACCGCTCGCGCCGCCGATCGCTGA